Proteins from a single region of Primulina tabacum isolate GXHZ01 chromosome 5, ASM2559414v2, whole genome shotgun sequence:
- the LOC142546858 gene encoding UMP-CMP kinase 3-like: MGTVLDAAKEEAIRSGTNKSVTVIFVLGGPGSGKGTQCANIVENFGFTHLSAGDLLRAEINSGSENGTMIDNMIKEGKIVPSVVTIKLLQRAIQENGNDKFLIDGFPRNEENRAAFESVTGIEPEFVLFFDCSEEEMERRLLNRNQGRVDDNIETIRKRFKVFLESSLPVIEYYNAKGKVKKIDATKPIEEVFEDVKSVFTTLGDKVAA, translated from the exons ATGGGTACTGTACTTGATGCTGCAAAAGAG GAAGCAATTAGAAGTGGAACAAACAAGAGCGTAACAGTTATTTTTGTCCTCG GTGGCCCTGGCAGTGGGAAGGGAACCCAATGTGCAAATATcgtcgaaaattttggatttacCCATCTTAGTGCTGGTGATCTTCTCAGAGCTGAGATAAATTCTGGTTCTGAAAATGG CACTATGATTGATAACATGATCAAGGAGGGGAAAATTGTACCTTCAGTGGTGACGATTAAGCTTCTCCAAAGAGCAATACAGGAAAATGGAAACGACAAGTTTCTTATTGATGGCTTCCCTCGCAATGAGGAGAATCGTGCAGCATTTGAGTCTGTT ACAGGAATTGAGCCAGAATTTGTGCTTTTCTTTGATTGCTCGGAAGAGGAGATGGAGAGGCGCCTGTTGAACAGGAACCAG GGTAGAGTAGATGATAACATTGAGACAATAAGGAAGAGGTTTAAGGTCTTTTTGGAATCTAGTTTACCTGTGATCGAGTATTACAATGCAAAGGGGAAAGTCAAAAAG ATTGATGCTACAAAGCCAATTGAAGAAGTTTTTGAGGACGTGAAGTCGGTTTTCACCACATTAGGCGACAAG GTTGCTGCATAG